A stretch of the Anaeromusa acidaminophila DSM 3853 genome encodes the following:
- a CDS encoding DMT family transporter, whose protein sequence is MKNTTVYWLLVVTALFWGANIVAVKQIVSELPPVAAVGLRFFWVSLVLIVWAFFRERKKAWPKGRQWGGLFLLGVTGIYGNNVLVFKGVALTTASNASLLMATSPVLTTIFAWLFWKERLRSLQWLGVVLSFLGSLLVITRGSWNVLTSLSLHQGDLLIFGGAFFWTLYTLLGKKVMGRGGLSAMATTAWSSCIGTVFLLSMTYWEGYRGALDLTAWGWGSMVYMVIFSGILAFSFWNYGVQQIGPQRAAIFSNIIPLAGIFSAWLILNEEILLSHGLGALCILCGVWLTTQQ, encoded by the coding sequence ATGAAAAATACGACCGTATATTGGTTATTAGTTGTAACAGCGTTGTTTTGGGGGGCTAATATTGTCGCGGTTAAGCAGATCGTAAGCGAATTGCCTCCTGTGGCTGCCGTGGGATTACGATTTTTCTGGGTTAGTTTAGTCTTGATAGTGTGGGCTTTTTTTCGCGAAAGGAAAAAGGCATGGCCTAAGGGGCGACAGTGGGGCGGTCTTTTTTTATTGGGAGTTACCGGAATTTACGGGAATAATGTTCTCGTATTTAAAGGAGTCGCTTTGACGACCGCATCTAATGCCAGCTTGTTGATGGCTACGTCTCCGGTTTTGACTACCATTTTTGCTTGGCTTTTTTGGAAAGAGAGGCTGCGCTCATTGCAATGGTTAGGGGTAGTGCTTTCTTTTCTGGGTTCTCTTTTGGTTATTACGCGCGGCTCATGGAACGTCTTAACTTCTTTGTCATTACATCAAGGAGACTTATTAATTTTTGGAGGCGCTTTTTTTTGGACCCTTTATACGCTATTAGGTAAAAAAGTGATGGGAAGGGGCGGCTTATCTGCGATGGCAACAACCGCCTGGTCTAGCTGTATTGGAACCGTATTCTTATTAAGCATGACTTATTGGGAAGGGTATAGAGGTGCGCTGGATTTGACGGCTTGGGGATGGGGAAGCATGGTATATATGGTTATTTTTAGCGGCATCCTGGCTTTTTCATTTTGGAATTATGGAGTGCAACAGATCGGGCCGCAACGAGCAGCTATTTTCTCCAATATTATTCCTTTAGCTGGGATATTTTCCGCCTGGCTTATATTAAATGAAGAAATTTTACTGTCTCATGGTTTAGGGGCCTTATGTATTTTATGTGGCGTATGGTTGACTACGCAGCAATAA
- a CDS encoding YajQ family cyclic di-GMP-binding protein, giving the protein MAKECSFDVVSALDMQEVDNAVNQCVKEIKQRFDFRGSKSTISLEGDTEIRILADDEYKLKSVIDILQTKAIKRGVSLKNFDYGKIENASQGMVRQSITLKKGIQKDKAKEIVAAIKNMKLKVQGQIMDDQVRVVGKDKDDLQRVIGELKMKDFGVDLQFVNFRS; this is encoded by the coding sequence ATGGCAAAAGAATGTTCCTTTGATGTAGTCTCCGCCTTGGATATGCAGGAAGTGGATAATGCCGTTAACCAATGTGTGAAAGAAATCAAGCAGCGCTTTGATTTCCGAGGCAGCAAATCAACGATTTCCTTGGAAGGAGATACGGAGATTCGTATTCTCGCTGATGATGAATATAAATTAAAAAGTGTGATTGATATTTTGCAAACGAAAGCGATAAAACGCGGCGTTTCTCTCAAGAACTTTGATTATGGCAAGATTGAGAATGCGTCACAAGGCATGGTGAGGCAGTCCATTACATTGAAAAAAGGCATTCAAAAAGATAAAGCTAAAGAGATTGTGGCCGCTATAAAAAACATGAAGTTGAAAGTGCAAGGTCAGATCATGGATGATCAAGTTCGAGTCGTAGGAAAAGATAAGGATGATTTGCAACGAGTTATTGGAGAATTAAAGATGAAAGATTTTGGTGTTGATTTGCAATTCGTCAATTTCCGGTCATAA
- the uraA gene encoding uracil permease, whose translation MSKRMIPVDERLPFLQTLPLSLQHLFAMFGATVLVPILFKVDPATILLFNGIGTLLYLFICKGKIPAYLGSSFAFISPVFVVLPQFGYGSVLGGFFAAGLVFTLVALLIRLVGIRWIDIVFPPAAMGAIVAVIGLELAPVAADMAGLTAKTIDPNAILVSLFTLTVTILGSVLFRGFLAIIPILIGVLAGYGLSFFMGMVNLSNIEKAPWFSFPTLYSPEFHLGAIAVILPAALVVVAEHIGHLVVTGNIVGKDLTKDPGLDRSLLGNGLSTMLSSLFGSTPNTTYGENIGVLAITKVYSTWVMGGAAILAIILSFIGKLSAAIQSIPVPVMGGVSLLLFGVIAASGVRMLVESKVDYSRARNLILTSLVLIIGISGASLQFGSINLKGMALATVVAIVASLAFKIFDQLGWSNDSEIEE comes from the coding sequence ATGAGTAAACGCATGATCCCTGTTGATGAACGACTACCATTTTTACAAACCTTACCTTTAAGCTTACAGCATCTTTTCGCCATGTTTGGAGCTACGGTTCTAGTACCTATTTTATTTAAAGTAGACCCCGCAACCATTCTTCTTTTCAACGGAATTGGGACCCTATTATATTTATTCATTTGCAAAGGCAAAATCCCTGCCTACTTAGGTTCTAGTTTTGCCTTCATTTCTCCTGTTTTTGTAGTCCTCCCCCAATTTGGTTATGGTTCTGTACTTGGAGGTTTCTTTGCTGCAGGTCTAGTCTTTACACTTGTAGCCTTACTGATCCGGCTAGTCGGCATTCGATGGATTGACATCGTTTTCCCACCGGCAGCCATGGGCGCCATTGTCGCTGTTATCGGCTTGGAGCTAGCTCCAGTGGCCGCGGATATGGCCGGCTTAACCGCTAAAACCATTGATCCCAACGCCATCCTCGTTTCCTTATTTACGCTGACTGTCACGATTTTAGGATCTGTACTCTTCCGTGGCTTTCTCGCTATTATTCCCATCTTAATCGGCGTCTTAGCTGGTTACGGCTTGTCCTTTTTTATGGGAATGGTAAACTTAAGCAATATCGAAAAGGCCCCTTGGTTCTCTTTCCCCACTCTCTATTCTCCAGAATTTCATTTAGGAGCCATTGCGGTTATTTTACCGGCCGCTCTAGTTGTGGTAGCTGAGCACATCGGTCACTTAGTCGTAACAGGAAACATTGTCGGCAAAGATTTAACAAAAGACCCTGGCCTTGATCGTTCGCTTCTAGGAAATGGACTTTCCACCATGCTTTCCTCTTTGTTCGGCTCTACTCCCAATACCACCTACGGTGAAAACATCGGCGTGTTAGCCATTACCAAAGTGTACAGCACCTGGGTTATGGGCGGCGCCGCCATCTTGGCGATTATTCTTTCTTTCATCGGCAAACTGTCTGCCGCCATTCAAAGCATCCCCGTACCGGTCATGGGAGGCGTTTCCTTATTGCTTTTCGGAGTTATCGCCGCTTCCGGCGTGCGCATGCTGGTAGAAAGCAAAGTGGATTACAGTAGGGCTCGCAATCTGATCTTAACCTCGCTCGTATTGATTATCGGGATTAGCGGCGCCAGCTTGCAATTTGGCAGCATCAATTTAAAAGGAATGGCCTTGGCAACGGTAGTAGCCATTGTCGCAAGCCTAGCCTTTAAAATCTTCGACCAGTTAGGCTGGAGTAACGACAGCGAAATCGAAGAATAG